The following proteins are co-located in the Meriones unguiculatus strain TT.TT164.6M chromosome 4, Bangor_MerUng_6.1, whole genome shotgun sequence genome:
- the Triml1 gene encoding probable E3 ubiquitin-protein ligase TRIML1: MSVHEKISMSDLMETLREELTCFICLDYFSSPVTTECGHSFCLMCLLKSWEEHNTPLSCPECWRTLGAPHFQANKRLGRLATIGKQLRSQVLQSEDEQNSCGKTPGTNRVFSDDEQSLNNFSTQSHGMNRVYFSSEAEEQHKEKLQDIINLLQKKKKEAQAILNHEKERVILCKEETKTCKQVVVFEYMKMHQFLKEEEQLQLQLLEKEEKENMKKLRTNEIHLTQQVRRLSKMIGRIESTCQNLTLDSFEEVRGAMDRCESLLLQCPETTITELSLCRITGMREMLRKFSTDITLDPATANAFLVLSDDLKSVRYGGTRQQLPDNPERFDQSATVLGAQIFTCGRHYWEVEVGKKTEWEVGICKDSVNRKGNLPKPPGDLFSLIGLKIGDDYSLWVSSPLKGQHVREPVHKVGVFLDYESGHIAFYNVTDESLIYSFPSTSFQEPLRPIFSPCLPNEGTNTDPLIICQI, encoded by the exons ATGTCTGTCCATGAGAAAATATCCATGTCAGATTTGATGGAAACCCTCAGGGAGGAGCTCACCTGTTTCATCTGCTTGGACTATTTCAGCAGTCCAGTGACCACCGAGTGTGGGCACAGCTTTTGTCTGATGTGCCTCCTCAAGAGTTGGGAGGAGCACAACACACCCTTATCttgtcctgagtgctggaggaCTTTGGGAGCCCCTCATTTCCAAGCCAACAAGCGACTGGGGAGACTGGCTACCATTGGCAAGCAGCTGAGGTCTCAGGTGCTGCAGAGTGAGGACGAGCAGAACAGCTGCGGGAAAACACCGGGAACTAACAGGGTGTTCTCTGATGATGAGCAGAGTCTAAATAACTTCTCGACACAAAGTCACGGGATGAACAGGGTATATTTCTCAAGTGAGGCTGAGGAGCAACACAAA GAAAAACTCCAGGATATCATAAATCTtctacaaaaaaagaagaaggaagctcAGGCCATCTTGAACCATGAGAAGGAGCGAGTGATACTGTGTAAG GAGGAGACAAAGACTTGTAAGCAGGTCGTTGTGTTTGAGTATATGAAGATGCACCAGTTCCTGAAGGAAGAGGAGCAGCTACAGCTCCAGCTcctggagaaggaggaaaaagagaacatgaagAAGCTTCGGACCAACGAGATCCACCTGACCCAGCAAGTCCGGCGCCTCAGCAAAATGATTGGGAGGATTGAGTCCACCTGCCAAAACTTGACTTTGGATTCTTTTGAG GAAGTCAGAGGAGCCATGGATCG GTGTGAATCACTGCTGCTTCAGTGTCCAGAGACCACCATCACAGAACTGAGCCTGTGCCGCATCACAGGGATGAGGGAGATGCTGAGAAAATTCAGCA CAGATATAACTCTAGATCCAGCCACAGCCAATGCCTTCCTAGTTTTGTCTGATGATCTGAAGAGTGTGAGATATGGAGGAACCAGACAGCAATTACCTGACAACCCAGAAAGATTTGATCAGTCTGCCACTGTGTTGGGAGCTCAGATCTTCACCTGCGGGAGACACTACTGGGAGGTGGAAGTGGGAAAGAAGACTGAGTGGGAAGTGGGCATCTGCAAGGACTCTGTGAACAGAAAGGGGAATCTGCCCAAACCTCCTGGGGACCTTTTCTCACTGATAGGCTTAAAAATTGGTGATGATTACAGTCTCTGGGTGTCGTCGCCCTTGAAAGGTCAGCACGTCAGAGAGCCAGTGCATAAGGTTGGTGTGTTCTTGGACTATGAATCTGGACACATAGCATTTTACAATGTGACAGACGAGTCCCTCATCTACAGCTTCCCATCAACCTCCTTCCAAGAACCTCTCAGGCCTATCTTCTCCCCTTGTCTTCCAAATGAAGGGACAAATACAGACCCACTTATCATCTGCCAAATCTGA